In Thiohalophilus sp., a genomic segment contains:
- a CDS encoding PEP-CTERM sorting domain-containing protein, with product MKLRSISRNFPTAFTLILTCTLLPGFSLASIIGGVEFPQGEISFADSVVSYTPDASGGPVPSAANSEATNALGIPEVPGNTSIGACSGDPADCPFVSLGRGGSLVLEFVDNALTGSDNSDLDLWIFEVGPDVEDTYVDISTDGSDWFSVGKVFGTTSGVDIDNFGFGSSDLFSYIRLTDDYNEGGTSGASVGADIDAVGAISTVPVAVSEPASLLLIGLGFIGLGAATRSRKV from the coding sequence ATGAAGTTACGCAGCATTTCACGCAATTTTCCGACCGCATTCACATTGATACTGACCTGTACCCTGCTTCCGGGGTTTTCGTTAGCTAGTATTATCGGTGGCGTAGAGTTTCCTCAAGGTGAAATTTCCTTTGCCGATTCGGTAGTGTCATACACACCCGATGCATCAGGTGGACCTGTGCCTTCCGCCGCCAACAGTGAAGCGACTAATGCTCTGGGTATACCGGAAGTGCCTGGCAATACCTCGATCGGTGCCTGTTCCGGGGATCCTGCAGATTGCCCGTTTGTCTCGCTGGGAAGAGGAGGTAGTCTTGTCCTGGAGTTTGTTGACAATGCCTTGACGGGGAGCGACAACTCCGACCTGGATCTCTGGATCTTCGAAGTCGGTCCAGATGTTGAAGACACCTATGTAGATATCAGCACTGACGGCAGTGACTGGTTTTCTGTCGGCAAGGTTTTTGGCACAACCTCGGGAGTTGATATCGACAACTTCGGTTTCGGCTCGTCAGATTTATTCAGTTACATCCGCCTGACTGACGATTACAACGAAGGAGGAACCTCGGGTGCGAGTGTCGGGGCAGATATCGACGCCGTGGGTGCCATCAGCACTGTTCCCGTCGCGGTCTCCGAACCTGCCAGCCTGTTACTCATCGGGCTCGGCTTCATCGGTCTGGGTGCGGCGACCCGCTCGCGCAAAGTGTAA
- a CDS encoding radical SAM protein, whose product MASVSGSAIERKGVDGVAVVSGGGKVASEADQASLLPVYLATMRQRFKDEVNRLTTGGAMRQMLAAQPEAAELSFPMAYLYAWHWLRHNVHENYRASVLETFRGPRFGFLMDLLLCDSAEQFVRGYVRHWREHPADGQKQYQEFQSLLRAREEDAEQLIQDILAIWHGLGLFTQTYMVEFKNVAREERERYAGMLGPEDEQRLALVDALPDELQGVSPRYDKLGIIPAMGCPQTCRHCMFTWRPPRGKNEDPNQVFDLVDRHTDSVLFTGGDLTRQLDHFYAAIRRMRHIKNFALLLNGDFADTPEITNEVLGKMAEAIDARPKKWAAAKVLLQISFDEFHNEVYVDKQGLLAERIPVSKIANIVECYPRYSSQIQLALLHKQTAMNFSQDVLQKGVFARLAQELGKRGYRVQVQDVKSSPRLKRNPKSPEQLQQVLKDATFVLDKYPDSPVLLTSSTIDGYGRAALLEEWETVKEKDLLQQVLTEGPPRGESFDIDMMLWFNGWVTLFNAVHICLGDLYRDGMPTIMARQRKDPLTQALHNFDRRLLDYYAELRDDLQNKIDAATGPHHLFHALTEEGEVRLYMTRRLLEHA is encoded by the coding sequence ATGGCGTCAGTCAGCGGTAGTGCAATAGAACGCAAGGGTGTGGACGGCGTTGCCGTGGTCAGCGGGGGTGGCAAGGTCGCCAGCGAAGCGGATCAGGCGTCGCTGCTGCCGGTGTATCTGGCCACGATGCGCCAGCGCTTCAAGGACGAGGTCAATCGGCTCACGACCGGCGGCGCCATGCGCCAGATGCTGGCCGCGCAGCCCGAGGCCGCGGAACTCAGCTTTCCCATGGCCTACCTCTATGCCTGGCACTGGTTGCGGCATAACGTCCACGAGAACTATCGCGCGTCGGTGCTGGAGACCTTCCGCGGTCCCCGCTTTGGTTTTCTCATGGACCTGCTGCTGTGCGACAGTGCCGAGCAATTCGTGCGCGGTTATGTCCGCCACTGGCGTGAGCATCCGGCCGATGGCCAGAAACAATACCAGGAGTTTCAATCCCTGCTGAGAGCCCGCGAAGAGGATGCCGAGCAGCTGATTCAGGACATCCTGGCTATATGGCATGGCCTGGGACTGTTTACCCAGACCTACATGGTCGAATTCAAAAACGTGGCTCGCGAGGAACGCGAACGCTATGCGGGCATGTTGGGCCCGGAAGATGAGCAACGGCTGGCCCTGGTGGATGCTCTGCCGGATGAATTGCAGGGTGTGTCGCCGCGCTACGACAAGCTGGGAATTATCCCCGCCATGGGTTGCCCGCAGACCTGCCGCCACTGCATGTTTACCTGGCGCCCGCCGCGCGGCAAGAATGAGGACCCGAATCAGGTCTTCGACCTGGTGGACCGGCATACCGACAGCGTGTTGTTTACCGGCGGCGACCTGACCCGACAGCTGGATCATTTTTACGCGGCCATCCGCCGGATGCGTCACATCAAGAACTTTGCCCTGCTCCTCAATGGCGATTTTGCCGACACTCCTGAAATCACCAACGAGGTACTGGGCAAGATGGCCGAGGCTATCGATGCCCGTCCCAAGAAATGGGCCGCGGCAAAAGTCCTGTTGCAAATCAGTTTCGATGAGTTTCACAACGAAGTTTACGTCGACAAGCAAGGCTTGCTGGCCGAGCGCATCCCTGTTTCCAAAATCGCCAATATCGTCGAGTGCTATCCACGTTATTCCAGTCAAATCCAGCTGGCGTTGTTGCACAAGCAGACGGCGATGAATTTCTCGCAGGATGTGTTGCAAAAAGGGGTGTTCGCCCGCCTGGCGCAGGAGCTGGGCAAGCGCGGTTACCGGGTGCAGGTGCAGGATGTGAAGAGCTCGCCGCGTCTGAAACGCAATCCCAAATCCCCGGAGCAGTTACAACAGGTATTGAAGGATGCCACCTTTGTGCTCGACAAATACCCGGATAGCCCGGTTCTGCTGACCAGTTCCACCATCGATGGTTACGGGCGCGCGGCGCTGCTGGAGGAGTGGGAGACGGTGAAGGAGAAGGACCTGCTGCAACAGGTGCTCACCGAGGGCCCGCCCCGGGGCGAGTCGTTCGATATCGATATGATGTTGTGGTTCAACGGCTGGGTGACGCTGTTCAATGCCGTGCACATCTGCCTGGGTGATCTGTACCGGGATGGTATGCCGACAATCATGGCGCGGCAGCGCAAGGATCCGTTAACCCAGGCCCTGCACAACTTCGATCGCCGGTTGCTCGATTACTATGCCGAGCTACGCGACGATCTGCAGAACAAGATTGATGCGGCGACCGGACCGCACCATCTGTTTCACGCTCTCACCGAAGAAGGCGAGGTCAGGCTGTACATGACCCGGCGGTTGCTGGAGCACGCCTGA
- the mnmH gene encoding tRNA 2-selenouridine(34) synthase MnmH, which produces MDFPQTDDYRALFLNSTPLMDVRAPVEFQQGAFPYTENLPLMNDAERHDVGIRYKQRGQDEAVQRGHELVQGEVKQQRVDRWADYFRQHPDGVLYCFRGGLRSKISQQWIYERTGLVYPRVKGGYKAMRRFLIDELETSINRIEPVILSGQTGAGKTRLLQKLPNMLDLEGLYHHRGSVFGNHVTPQPTQIDIENALSIALIKAIDRGHTRLLLEDESANIGHRHLPQSLHARMQHAPIILLEADLAERIELIFQEYITDDLSRYQSVHGESQGFQQWSQKLSDSIDKIQRRLGGVRHKQLKTLLDNALQQHEAGNPEGHRDWIEILLVEYYDPMYTHQINNKQKRIIFHGGESDVLEFLKTRYQIV; this is translated from the coding sequence ATGGACTTCCCGCAGACCGACGATTACCGCGCCCTGTTTCTCAACAGCACCCCGCTGATGGATGTCCGCGCCCCGGTGGAATTCCAGCAAGGCGCCTTCCCGTATACCGAGAACCTGCCGCTGATGAACGATGCGGAGCGCCACGACGTGGGCATTCGCTACAAACAACGGGGTCAGGACGAGGCCGTGCAACGGGGCCATGAACTGGTCCAGGGTGAGGTCAAGCAGCAGCGTGTTGATCGCTGGGCAGACTATTTCAGGCAACACCCGGACGGGGTCCTGTACTGTTTCCGCGGCGGCCTGCGCTCGAAGATTTCGCAACAGTGGATCTACGAGCGCACCGGCCTCGTCTATCCCCGGGTCAAGGGCGGCTACAAGGCCATGCGCCGCTTCCTTATCGACGAGCTGGAAACTTCGATCAACCGCATCGAGCCGGTCATCCTGAGCGGCCAGACCGGCGCGGGCAAGACCCGCCTGCTGCAAAAGCTACCGAACATGCTCGATCTGGAAGGGCTCTATCATCACCGTGGCTCGGTATTCGGCAATCACGTTACGCCCCAGCCAACCCAAATCGACATCGAAAACGCGCTGTCCATTGCCCTGATCAAGGCCATCGACCGGGGACACACGCGCCTGCTGCTGGAGGATGAAAGTGCCAACATCGGGCATCGTCACCTGCCGCAAAGTCTGCACGCCCGGATGCAACATGCCCCGATTATATTACTGGAGGCCGACCTGGCCGAGCGCATCGAGCTTATTTTCCAGGAATACATCACCGATGATCTGAGCAGGTATCAGTCCGTCCACGGCGAGTCACAGGGCTTTCAACAGTGGTCACAAAAGCTGTCGGACAGCATCGACAAGATCCAGCGTCGCCTGGGCGGTGTTCGCCACAAACAGCTCAAAACATTGCTGGACAACGCCCTGCAACAACACGAAGCGGGCAATCCCGAAGGCCACAGGGACTGGATCGAGATATTACTGGTCGAGTACTACGACCCGATGTATACCCACCAAATCAACAACAAGCAGAAACGAATCATATTCCACGGCGGCGAAAGCGATGTACTGGAATTTCTCAAGACCCGGTATCAAATCGTCTGA
- a CDS encoding DUF6316 family protein, giving the protein MHQFLNRHGEMDAVQPRSERFYNIADEWWFAIRRGPDQGPYPTQSAARQALIEYINDQLAFEKQLQEGREQLKYLHY; this is encoded by the coding sequence ATGCACCAGTTTCTTAATCGTCATGGAGAAATGGATGCCGTTCAGCCTCGGAGTGAGCGGTTTTATAACATTGCAGACGAGTGGTGGTTTGCGATTCGTCGTGGGCCGGATCAAGGGCCCTACCCGACCCAGTCAGCGGCCAGACAGGCATTGATAGAATACATTAATGACCAGCTTGCTTTTGAGAAACAACTGCAAGAGGGCCGCGAACAACTCAAGTACCTGCACTACTAA
- a CDS encoding Crp/Fnr family transcriptional regulator, translating into MNLAEARMPHKRRAPETNSLLEALPQKDRRHFLAGCETVELVLSEVLCEPGESVRHVYFPTDSYISLVKPIDGHFGLEVALVGYEGMHGIALALGVDISQSHVLVQGAGHALRMAAAPFRRELRLSPALQKLLNRYIYVCLCQLEQTAACTRFHVVEARLARWLLMTHDRTFSDELHITHEFLAFMLGVRRVGITKAAGSLQKRKLIRYSRGIITVLDRRGLETASCDCYWADRTTYDHVMGRETARH; encoded by the coding sequence ATGAACCTTGCGGAAGCTCGAATGCCCCACAAAAGGCGCGCCCCTGAAACCAATAGTCTGCTTGAAGCGTTACCCCAAAAGGACCGGCGGCATTTCCTGGCGGGTTGCGAGACAGTCGAGCTTGTTCTCTCCGAAGTGCTCTGTGAACCCGGCGAGTCTGTCCGCCATGTTTACTTTCCTACCGACAGCTACATTTCTCTGGTGAAGCCGATCGATGGTCACTTCGGTCTGGAGGTGGCGCTGGTGGGCTATGAAGGCATGCACGGGATTGCCCTGGCACTTGGAGTCGATATTTCACAGTCGCATGTGCTGGTGCAGGGTGCTGGCCACGCGCTGCGCATGGCCGCCGCGCCGTTTCGCCGCGAGCTCCGCCTTAGCCCGGCTCTGCAAAAGCTGTTGAACCGCTACATCTATGTGTGTCTGTGCCAGCTGGAACAGACGGCCGCCTGCACGCGCTTTCATGTCGTCGAGGCACGGCTCGCCCGCTGGCTGTTGATGACGCACGATCGTACGTTCTCGGATGAGTTGCATATCACCCATGAATTTCTCGCCTTCATGCTGGGTGTGCGCCGGGTCGGGATCACCAAGGCGGCGGGTTCATTACAGAAACGCAAGCTGATCCGCTACAGCCGGGGGATAATCACGGTACTCGACCGCCGCGGCCTTGAAACTGCTTCGTGTGATTGTTATTGGGCCGACAGGACCACCTATGATCACGTCATGGGCAGAGAAACTGCCAGACATTGA
- a CDS encoding DUF4398 domain-containing protein: MLVVSAILIAGVAGCASTPVPTEQIAVSKAAVTSATRSGGNEYAPMELRSATEKLTRAEQAMAEENYALAKRLAEQAQVDARLAETKAGLARAQKALQDAEQSNRVLREELNRTTR; encoded by the coding sequence ATGCTTGTCGTTTCCGCGATACTTATAGCCGGGGTTGCGGGTTGCGCAAGCACACCGGTTCCGACGGAACAGATCGCCGTTTCAAAAGCAGCCGTCACATCCGCAACCAGAAGCGGCGGTAACGAATATGCGCCAATGGAGCTCAGGTCCGCCACGGAGAAACTGACTCGCGCGGAACAGGCAATGGCTGAGGAGAATTATGCTCTCGCCAAACGTCTCGCTGAGCAGGCTCAGGTCGACGCCAGGCTAGCTGAAACAAAGGCCGGGTTAGCCAGGGCACAGAAGGCACTCCAGGACGCAGAGCAATCAAACCGTGTCCTCCGAGAAGAGCTTAATCGGACTACCCGTTGA
- a CDS encoding adenylate kinase → MKLILLGAPGAGKGTVANMLSEMDGSVQISTGDILRAAVKEGTELGKEAEGYMKAGDLVPDELIMGIMKERLKEDDCKNGYLLDGFPRTIPQAEQLKTVLEEMGEKLDAVVDLDVPREVLLDRLTTRRTCTQCNAIYNVKSKPPKVEGVCDECGGPVVQRDDETEEAIASRLDTYKEKTAPLAGFYEKEGMLMRINATSSDDVVAAIKDKCGLA, encoded by the coding sequence GTGAAACTGATTCTGTTAGGCGCGCCGGGTGCTGGCAAGGGCACCGTAGCCAATATGCTGAGTGAGATGGACGGCTCTGTACAAATTTCCACCGGCGACATTCTGCGCGCGGCGGTCAAGGAGGGCACCGAGCTGGGCAAGGAGGCCGAGGGCTATATGAAAGCCGGCGACCTGGTACCGGATGAGCTGATCATGGGGATCATGAAAGAGCGCCTGAAGGAAGATGACTGCAAAAACGGCTATCTGCTGGACGGATTCCCGCGCACCATTCCCCAGGCGGAACAGCTCAAGACCGTGCTGGAAGAGATGGGTGAAAAACTGGACGCGGTGGTCGACCTGGATGTGCCGCGCGAGGTACTCCTCGATCGTCTGACCACGCGCCGGACCTGCACCCAGTGCAACGCCATCTACAACGTCAAGAGCAAGCCGCCCAAGGTCGAAGGCGTCTGTGACGAGTGTGGCGGACCGGTCGTGCAGCGCGATGACGAAACCGAGGAAGCGATTGCCAGCCGGCTGGATACCTATAAAGAGAAGACCGCGCCGCTGGCGGGTTTCTATGAGAAGGAAGGCATGCTGATGCGCATCAATGCCACTTCCAGTGACGACGTCGTCGCTGCCATCAAAGACAAGTGCGGGCTCGCATAA
- a CDS encoding Crp/Fnr family transcriptional regulator, producing the protein MHETSADKPPQTSPEQNHLLAALPEDVRQSIFPHLEPIKLPLGESLYESGDAMRYVYFPTDSIVSLLYVMESGASAEISVVGNEGILGIALFMGGESTPSRAIVQSAGSAYQLPGKKLKEEFRRQGDFHNLLLRYTQSLITQMAQTAVCNRHHTIDQQLCRWLLLSLDRLTTNTLSMTQELIANMLGVRREGVTEAAGKLQRAGVIEYKRGHIIVLDRPRLEQLSCECYEVVKKETDRLLHYVPVRTPHQ; encoded by the coding sequence ATGCATGAGACAAGTGCGGACAAACCACCTCAGACCTCACCAGAACAGAATCACCTGCTTGCAGCTTTGCCGGAAGATGTTAGGCAGAGTATTTTCCCACATCTTGAACCGATCAAATTGCCACTGGGTGAATCATTGTATGAATCCGGCGATGCCATGCGGTATGTCTATTTCCCCACAGATTCAATTGTGTCATTACTCTATGTAATGGAAAGCGGTGCTTCGGCGGAAATTTCTGTTGTGGGTAATGAAGGCATACTCGGTATTGCCCTGTTTATGGGAGGGGAAAGTACACCCAGCCGGGCCATAGTGCAAAGCGCAGGGAGCGCGTATCAATTACCAGGGAAAAAATTGAAAGAGGAATTCAGACGACAGGGCGATTTTCACAATCTGTTGCTTCGCTATACACAATCACTGATTACGCAAATGGCACAGACAGCCGTGTGTAACCGGCACCACACGATTGATCAGCAATTATGCCGCTGGTTATTGTTGTCGTTGGACCGATTGACGACGAATACGCTGTCCATGACCCAGGAACTGATAGCAAACATGTTGGGAGTGCGCCGTGAGGGCGTGACCGAAGCAGCAGGGAAATTACAACGCGCAGGGGTAATCGAATATAAGCGGGGTCATATCATTGTCCTGGATAGGCCCAGACTGGAGCAACTCAGCTGTGAGTGCTATGAAGTGGTTAAAAAGGAAACGGATCGCCTGTTGCATTATGTCCCTGTTCGCACACCCCACCAGTAA
- a CDS encoding NAD(P)/FAD-dependent oxidoreductase, whose product MSDQAITVIGSGFAALTAVRELRKRDKASRITVISPKPEFIYLPSLIWIPSGIRKAGDLRIPLEKFFARLQVEHVAAEVTGLKDGGRTVETSAGEINNDALIIASGGRFIKKLPGIEHAITPCEGIAAAEQIRDRLQEMDGGTIAIGFGGNPKEPSAMRGGPMFEFLFGTDTLLRKQKRRDNFRLIFFSPAPEPGKRLGPGAVKGLLSSMKKRDIETRLGHKMKGFESNKVITEGGEFEADLILFMPGMTGNQWFDNSELPRSEGGLVRADQYCRVPGFEKTYVAGDSGSFPGPDWMPKQAHMADLQASAAATNLLDELAGRKPRAGFKVELMCIVDSMNSGMLVARTPRRNIMLPSNRLAHWTKRLFEWWYLRQYR is encoded by the coding sequence ATGAGTGATCAGGCTATTACAGTCATCGGCAGCGGTTTTGCCGCGCTGACGGCGGTGCGTGAACTGCGCAAGCGCGACAAGGCGTCCCGGATCACAGTGATATCACCGAAACCGGAGTTTATCTATCTGCCGAGTCTCATCTGGATCCCCTCCGGCATTCGCAAGGCAGGAGATCTGCGTATTCCGCTGGAGAAGTTTTTCGCGCGCCTGCAGGTAGAGCATGTCGCGGCCGAGGTGACCGGCCTCAAGGATGGCGGACGTACTGTCGAGACCAGTGCGGGCGAGATCAACAATGATGCCCTTATCATCGCCTCGGGCGGGCGGTTCATTAAAAAGCTGCCAGGGATCGAGCACGCCATCACCCCCTGCGAGGGGATTGCGGCCGCCGAGCAAATCCGCGACCGCCTGCAGGAAATGGACGGCGGCACCATTGCCATCGGTTTTGGTGGAAACCCCAAAGAACCCTCGGCCATGCGCGGCGGACCGATGTTCGAGTTTCTGTTCGGCACCGACACCCTGCTGCGCAAGCAGAAGCGGCGCGACAACTTCAGGCTGATCTTCTTCAGCCCCGCGCCCGAACCCGGCAAGCGTCTCGGCCCCGGGGCCGTGAAGGGCCTGCTCTCGAGCATGAAAAAGCGCGACATCGAGACCCGGCTGGGCCACAAGATGAAGGGCTTCGAATCCAACAAGGTCATCACCGAGGGCGGCGAGTTCGAGGCCGATCTCATCCTCTTCATGCCCGGCATGACCGGCAACCAGTGGTTCGACAACAGCGAACTGCCGCGCTCCGAGGGCGGTCTGGTCAGGGCGGACCAGTACTGCCGGGTTCCCGGTTTTGAAAAGACCTATGTGGCCGGGGATTCAGGCAGCTTCCCCGGGCCTGACTGGATGCCAAAACAGGCCCATATGGCCGATCTGCAGGCCAGCGCGGCGGCAACCAACCTGCTGGATGAACTGGCCGGCAGGAAGCCCCGTGCGGGCTTCAAGGTGGAATTGATGTGCATCGTCGACAGCATGAACAGCGGCATGCTGGTGGCACGTACGCCCAGGCGCAACATCATGCTCCCCTCCAACCGCCTCGCCCACTGGACGAAGCGACTGTTTGAATGGTGGTATTTACGGCAGTACCGTTAA